A single genomic interval of Fibrobacter sp. UWB4 harbors:
- a CDS encoding calcium/sodium antiporter, with the protein MILSIVAIVVGLFLLVWSADRFVDGAVGVARFFGMSTFLIGMVIVGFGTSAPEMVVSILSAMNDTPQLALGNAYGSNIANIALILGVTALIAPVVVQKQAMSRDIPVLIAMTALTVLLLVDGNVSLIDGAVLLVAFVAIMGFNILSELKAKRKRRKSGGASDISEVEEIPAEGVSIGKAVLSLLVGLVLLIVSSRMLVWGAVYMAHALGVSDLLIGLTIVAVGTSLPELASSIAAARRGENDLAVGNIIGSNIFNTLVVVGLASVIAPIKAADPAVMNRDVPIMSALTLLLFLICIPVKKKNGKRVSGFGRIGGALFLSLYVAYLVLLGIQAV; encoded by the coding sequence ATGATTCTTTCAATTGTGGCTATCGTCGTTGGCCTTTTTCTCCTGGTCTGGAGTGCAGACCGTTTTGTAGATGGGGCTGTCGGCGTAGCCCGATTTTTTGGTATGAGCACCTTCCTTATCGGGATGGTGATCGTGGGATTTGGAACTTCCGCTCCTGAAATGGTTGTTTCCATTTTGTCTGCAATGAACGATACACCGCAGCTTGCCTTGGGCAATGCTTATGGTTCAAACATTGCAAACATCGCGCTTATTCTTGGCGTGACGGCGCTTATTGCTCCTGTTGTCGTCCAAAAGCAGGCTATGTCGCGGGATATTCCCGTTCTGATTGCCATGACGGCGTTGACCGTCCTGTTGCTTGTGGACGGGAATGTTTCTTTAATAGATGGAGCCGTGTTGCTCGTTGCTTTTGTGGCAATTATGGGCTTTAATATTTTAAGTGAATTGAAGGCAAAGCGCAAGCGTCGAAAGTCTGGCGGAGCTTCCGATATTTCTGAAGTTGAAGAAATTCCTGCTGAAGGCGTGTCCATTGGCAAGGCTGTTTTGAGTTTGCTTGTGGGACTCGTTCTTTTGATTGTAAGTTCGCGTATGCTGGTGTGGGGCGCTGTTTATATGGCGCATGCGCTTGGTGTTAGTGACTTGCTGATTGGCCTTACGATTGTTGCTGTCGGGACATCGCTTCCGGAACTTGCAAGTTCTATTGCGGCGGCTCGCCGTGGCGAGAATGACCTCGCTGTCGGTAACATAATTGGTTCCAATATTTTTAACACGCTTGTCGTGGTCGGGCTTGCATCTGTCATTGCTCCGATCAAGGCTGCCGATCCAGCAGTGATGAACCGTGATGTGCCGATCATGTCGGCACTGACGCTTTTGCTTTTCTTGATTTGCATTCCAGTCAAGAAAAAGAATGGCAAGCGGGTGAGCGGTTTTGGAAGAATCGGCGGTGCTCTCTTTTTGAGCTTGTATGTTGCGTATCTTGTGCTGCTCGGAATCCAGGCTGTTTAG
- a CDS encoding porin family protein codes for MNLKYTGILTALAVSAAMAQEVAPAETAVPTAPVAAPEQNVPVAEVAPAAQAAPQDKFAEVEKELAPENLFSEPTAVRGENAAKPVAQKTAKKFVYQPVYSPSDVETSGGFVKTVYVSEVPSADTIDMDQLRGRHPLKFTFGVQAFIGAGFLSGDNGRYDYDRYSGLAWNVGAFALVPLDEYNMAFKTGVLFEHDKVSNSFNETYKETFGEYRFSFSQYRIAVPMLLSLKSATSNLFFDVGVQPSFAVADKFKFKYSRDPKNNKINRKDDMMDNDCRQIVDWSIVLGFGIRANRYVGFDARFNWGLTNQYDDYNEWAINNLSYKSFSIGASFYAF; via the coding sequence ATGAATCTGAAGTACACTGGAATTTTGACAGCTCTTGCGGTTTCCGCAGCGATGGCTCAGGAAGTGGCTCCCGCAGAAACGGCTGTGCCTACCGCTCCTGTGGCGGCCCCTGAACAGAATGTTCCTGTGGCAGAAGTTGCTCCTGCTGCACAAGCGGCTCCGCAAGATAAGTTTGCGGAGGTCGAAAAAGAACTTGCTCCGGAAAATCTTTTTTCGGAACCGACTGCCGTTCGTGGTGAAAATGCGGCAAAGCCTGTTGCACAGAAGACCGCAAAGAAATTTGTCTATCAGCCGGTTTATTCTCCGTCTGATGTCGAAACGAGCGGTGGCTTTGTAAAGACCGTTTACGTTTCCGAAGTCCCGAGCGCGGATACAATTGACATGGATCAGCTTCGCGGGCGTCATCCGTTGAAATTTACGTTTGGCGTCCAGGCGTTTATTGGAGCCGGATTCCTCTCGGGCGATAATGGCCGCTATGATTATGACCGTTATTCCGGCTTGGCTTGGAATGTCGGCGCGTTTGCACTTGTCCCGTTGGACGAATACAACATGGCGTTCAAAACAGGCGTCCTCTTCGAACACGACAAGGTGAGCAATTCATTCAATGAAACATATAAGGAAACTTTTGGCGAATATCGATTCTCCTTCAGTCAGTATCGCATTGCTGTTCCGATGCTTCTTTCTTTGAAGAGTGCTACGTCAAATCTGTTCTTTGATGTGGGTGTCCAGCCTTCTTTTGCTGTTGCGGACAAGTTTAAGTTTAAGTATTCGAGAGATCCGAAGAACAACAAAATCAATCGCAAGGATGACATGATGGATAATGACTGCCGTCAGATTGTGGACTGGTCGATTGTTCTTGGCTTTGGCATCCGTGCGAACCGTTATGTTGGTTTCGATGCCCGATTCAATTGGGGCCTTACCAATCAGTATGATGACTATAACGAATGGGCAATCAACAATCTGTCCTATAAATCGTTCTCCATCGGTGCTTCCTTCTACGCTTTCTAG
- a CDS encoding M17 family metallopeptidase produces the protein MKTNIVSTATGKANAYALFFVKKSIQFSNILSEEAEKQVESVLNGMNDGPFEDLEFLEIDNQPTIFVDAAKERGLSSLDHLRMAAYRLAKKASKRQIPVVSIMLADAAPEQFKSFLLGLHYADYKFDAYKSKHKEAFQVTFEIVAGEQVAEFKKIAEVAAIENKAIVLTKNLINTSASDLTPAEFVENANTIAKFTPGLSIKVRNMKQLEKEGFMGHVTVGKGSSHEPYMITLSYDGSKGARGTKAAGKNANKNVRTSADHLVFVGKGLTFDTGGLCLKPPKSMPEMISDMSGAATVLAAIQAIATLELPIKVSAVCCLAENAIGNKSVLPGDIFTAKNGKTVMVDNTDAEGRLVLSDGLAEAGLIGATHIVDLATLTGAMVRALGYAVAGFFCNDDALALNVINCGEACCEKFWSMPLEEEYADALKDHFADLKNTGSDAGAIAAALFLQEFVPENTAWAHWDIAGTAFVSKAWKYTDFGATGFGVQTLIELARRMSSASDESEDAANEDADGEYATVEV, from the coding sequence ATGAAAACAAATATTGTCTCTACTGCTACGGGCAAAGCCAATGCATACGCCCTATTTTTCGTCAAAAAATCCATCCAATTTTCCAACATCCTTTCGGAAGAAGCCGAAAAGCAAGTCGAATCCGTATTAAACGGGATGAATGACGGACCGTTTGAGGATCTAGAGTTCCTGGAAATCGACAACCAGCCCACAATCTTTGTAGATGCGGCCAAGGAACGAGGTCTTTCGTCACTGGACCACCTGCGTATGGCAGCATACCGCCTCGCCAAGAAAGCAAGCAAGCGCCAGATTCCGGTCGTTTCCATCATGCTTGCCGATGCCGCTCCAGAACAGTTCAAGAGCTTTTTGCTTGGATTGCATTACGCAGACTACAAGTTCGACGCCTACAAGAGCAAGCATAAGGAAGCTTTCCAGGTCACGTTCGAAATTGTCGCTGGTGAACAGGTCGCTGAATTCAAGAAGATTGCAGAAGTTGCAGCTATTGAAAACAAGGCAATCGTCCTCACCAAGAATTTGATCAACACAAGCGCATCCGACCTTACACCTGCTGAATTTGTCGAAAACGCAAACACGATTGCGAAGTTCACTCCGGGGCTTTCGATCAAAGTTCGCAACATGAAGCAGCTCGAAAAGGAAGGCTTCATGGGACATGTGACTGTCGGCAAGGGCAGCTCGCACGAGCCGTACATGATTACGCTTAGCTACGACGGAAGCAAGGGTGCTCGTGGGACTAAAGCTGCTGGTAAAAACGCAAATAAAAATGTGCGCACATCCGCAGACCATTTGGTCTTTGTCGGCAAAGGCCTCACGTTTGATACGGGCGGTCTCTGCCTCAAGCCGCCTAAATCCATGCCCGAGATGATTAGCGATATGAGCGGAGCCGCTACCGTACTTGCCGCGATCCAGGCCATCGCAACTCTTGAACTACCGATCAAGGTGAGCGCCGTGTGCTGCCTCGCCGAAAACGCCATCGGCAACAAGTCCGTATTGCCAGGCGACATCTTTACCGCCAAGAACGGAAAGACGGTCATGGTCGATAACACCGATGCCGAAGGACGCCTCGTGCTCAGCGACGGCCTTGCCGAAGCAGGCCTCATCGGAGCCACACACATTGTGGATCTCGCGACCCTCACAGGTGCCATGGTACGCGCTCTCGGATACGCCGTTGCCGGATTCTTCTGCAATGACGACGCCCTCGCCTTGAACGTCATCAACTGCGGCGAAGCCTGCTGCGAAAAGTTCTGGAGCATGCCGCTCGAAGAAGAATACGCCGACGCCTTGAAGGATCACTTTGCTGACCTCAAGAACACCGGAAGCGACGCGGGCGCCATTGCCGCCGCCCTCTTCTTGCAAGAGTTTGTTCCTGAAAACACCGCCTGGGCACACTGGGATATCGCAGGGACCGCATTTGTAAGCAAGGCCTGGAAGTACACCGACTTTGGCGCAACAGGCTTTGGTGTGCAAACGCTCATCGAACTTGCAAGACGTATGTCTAGCGCAAGCGACGAAAGCGAAGACGCAGCAAACGAAGATGCTGACGGAGAATACGCTACAGTAGAAGTGTAG
- the guaA gene encoding glutamine-hydrolyzing GMP synthase, producing the protein MKNVDTIAVLDFGGQYAHLIANRVRRLGVFTEIHSPAAPVSELEGVKGIIYSGGPSSVYAADAPEYNPEILNLPVPKLGICYGHQLIAQQLGGHVEPGKVKEYGIADLIVGDEKCPILKDLPKASPMWMSHGDQVTKLPKGYKIVASTKDCEIAAVAFDSDKPERQIFGIQFHPEVTHSKFGMKLLENFVDFTGAKKTWNMKSYLPLITQRIKDQVKDRKVFLLVSGGVDSTVAFVLLNRVLGPEKVLGLHVDNGMMRLGESQKIMDFLTKEGMNNLKIRDASEHFLAKLKGVTAPETKRGIIGKEFLTVKDEEMAKLNLDPNEWMMAQGTIYPDTIESGGTKNADKIKTHHNRVQEVLDLMEKGLVLEPLADLYKDEVRALGEELGIPHNLVWRHPFPGPGLGVRLLCSEGKLTSDMVKFEDVKDTAGQSLADYLKANNIAGRMLPIKSVGVQGDGRTYAQPFLITTPGLSWKDCEKFSTELANRFKAINRVIYQIGSIADEDPKLVEQYATRENFDTLRKFDNICTEFLQANDLYEKIWQMPVVLVPLRTANKPCIVMRPVNSTEAMTANFAEIDQGMLAGLWRKFEAEGAGSLWYDVTHKPPGTIEWE; encoded by the coding sequence ATGAAAAACGTTGATACTATTGCCGTTTTGGACTTTGGTGGGCAGTACGCTCACTTGATTGCCAACCGTGTACGCCGTCTTGGCGTGTTTACCGAAATCCACTCCCCCGCCGCCCCGGTTTCTGAACTCGAAGGCGTGAAGGGCATCATTTACAGTGGCGGTCCGTCTAGCGTTTATGCGGCTGACGCTCCGGAATACAATCCTGAAATTTTGAACCTCCCGGTGCCGAAGCTCGGCATCTGCTACGGTCACCAGCTCATCGCCCAGCAGTTGGGCGGTCACGTTGAACCGGGCAAGGTCAAGGAATACGGCATTGCAGACCTCATCGTCGGCGACGAAAAGTGCCCGATTTTGAAGGATCTCCCGAAGGCCTCCCCCATGTGGATGAGCCACGGCGACCAGGTCACCAAGCTCCCCAAAGGCTACAAGATTGTGGCCAGCACCAAGGACTGCGAAATCGCCGCCGTCGCTTTTGACAGCGACAAGCCCGAACGCCAGATTTTCGGCATCCAGTTCCATCCGGAAGTCACGCACAGTAAGTTCGGCATGAAGCTTCTCGAAAACTTCGTCGACTTTACGGGTGCCAAGAAGACTTGGAACATGAAGAGCTACTTGCCACTTATCACGCAGCGCATCAAGGACCAGGTCAAGGACCGCAAGGTGTTCTTGCTCGTGTCTGGTGGTGTGGACTCTACTGTGGCCTTCGTGCTTTTGAACCGCGTACTCGGACCGGAAAAGGTTCTCGGCTTGCACGTGGATAACGGCATGATGCGCCTCGGCGAATCCCAGAAGATTATGGACTTCCTCACGAAGGAAGGAATGAACAACCTCAAGATCCGCGACGCAAGCGAACACTTCCTTGCAAAGCTCAAGGGCGTGACTGCGCCGGAAACCAAACGCGGTATCATCGGTAAGGAATTCTTGACGGTCAAGGACGAGGAAATGGCTAAGCTCAACCTCGATCCGAACGAATGGATGATGGCTCAGGGCACCATCTACCCCGACACCATTGAAAGCGGCGGCACCAAGAACGCCGACAAGATCAAGACGCACCACAACCGCGTGCAAGAAGTCTTGGACCTCATGGAAAAGGGTCTCGTCTTGGAACCGCTCGCCGACTTGTACAAGGACGAAGTCCGTGCTCTCGGCGAAGAACTCGGCATTCCGCACAACCTCGTGTGGCGCCACCCGTTCCCGGGTCCGGGTCTCGGCGTTCGTTTGCTCTGCAGCGAAGGCAAGCTCACAAGCGACATGGTGAAGTTCGAAGACGTGAAGGACACTGCAGGCCAGTCCCTCGCCGATTACCTCAAGGCGAACAACATTGCAGGCCGCATGCTCCCGATCAAGAGCGTTGGCGTTCAGGGTGACGGCCGTACTTACGCACAGCCGTTCCTCATCACGACTCCGGGCCTAAGCTGGAAGGACTGCGAAAAGTTCTCTACGGAACTTGCCAACCGCTTCAAGGCCATCAATCGCGTGATTTACCAGATTGGCAGCATTGCTGATGAAGATCCGAAGCTTGTCGAACAGTACGCCACCCGCGAAAACTTCGATACACTCCGCAAGTTCGACAACATCTGTACCGAATTCTTGCAGGCAAACGACCTGTACGAAAAGATTTGGCAGATGCCGGTCGTGCTCGTTCCGCTCCGCACGGCTAACAAGCCCTGCATCGTGATGCGCCCGGTGAACTCCACCGAAGCTATGACGGCAAACTTCGCCGAAATCGATCAAGGCATGCTCGCCGGTCTCTGGCGCAAGTTCGAAGCCGAAGGCGCAGGCTCGCTGTGGTACGACGTGACCCACAAGCCGCCCGGAACTATTGAATGGGAATAA
- a CDS encoding multidrug efflux SMR transporter, whose product MYYLMLLLAIVCETAGTTLLKFSEQFTRLVPTVASLICYIAALYFLSVCLKAIPIAVAYAIWSALGVAFITVIGIVAFKQVPDIGAYIGLILIVSGVVVLNLFSKMDVH is encoded by the coding sequence ATGTACTACCTGATGCTCTTGCTTGCGATAGTCTGTGAAACTGCAGGAACGACGCTTCTGAAATTCTCGGAACAGTTCACGCGCCTTGTCCCGACGGTAGCTTCGCTCATTTGCTATATCGCTGCGCTATATTTCTTGAGCGTGTGTTTAAAAGCTATCCCGATAGCTGTTGCTTATGCGATTTGGTCTGCACTCGGGGTCGCTTTTATTACTGTAATCGGAATTGTAGCGTTTAAGCAGGTGCCGGATATTGGAGCTTATATTGGCTTGATCCTGATTGTGTCGGGAGTCGTAGTACTGAACCTGTTCTCTAAAATGGATGTGCACTGA
- a CDS encoding FISUMP domain-containing protein: protein MKVQHLIPIVCSVLVGCHTDSGVNPPPYSTNRIPSYKCDYRGDLPDCDEKMEGIVFVVRAFSSDKLFVCSDKMWIYLRDASKEETDAVPKYTPVAEKGSDILVEKGYVVDHRDGITYRTVKIGNQEWFAENLEYGYSSYEDYNGICFMTSGSRGCLYTWRNVMNADLSPDDLCPNGFHVPSKDDWDILIKKVGGYENAGLALQANDGISKDSYSFSIYPSGYYDSDASYSRDRYSLADSFAPFWTSTFTSSSNAYAVLFNQDDPQVRIQREHISDGYAIRCLKD from the coding sequence ATGAAAGTACAACATCTTATTCCTATCGTTTGTTCCGTGTTGGTTGGGTGCCATACTGATAGTGGCGTCAATCCTCCTCCATACTCTACGAATCGTATTCCCTCTTATAAATGCGATTATAGGGGCGACTTGCCTGATTGTGATGAAAAAATGGAAGGGATTGTTTTTGTCGTACGGGCGTTTAGTTCAGATAAGCTTTTCGTTTGCTCCGATAAAATGTGGATATACCTTAGGGATGCCTCCAAGGAGGAGACTGATGCTGTTCCTAAGTATACTCCGGTAGCCGAAAAGGGATCTGATATCCTAGTGGAAAAAGGCTATGTTGTAGATCACCGTGACGGGATTACATATCGTACAGTGAAAATCGGAAATCAGGAATGGTTTGCCGAGAACTTGGAATACGGGTATTCTAGTTATGAAGATTACAACGGTATTTGCTTTATGACGTCTGGGAGCAGAGGCTGCTTGTATACTTGGAGAAATGTAATGAATGCGGACTTGTCTCCAGATGATCTTTGTCCGAATGGCTTCCATGTACCCTCTAAAGATGATTGGGACATTTTGATTAAAAAAGTTGGCGGCTATGAAAATGCGGGTCTAGCGCTTCAGGCAAATGACGGTATATCGAAAGACTCCTATAGTTTTTCCATTTATCCATCGGGCTACTATGATTCTGACGCCTCTTATTCTAGGGATCGGTATTCGTTAGCGGACAGTTTTGCTCCGTTTTGGACATCGACATTTACCAGTTCTTCAAATGCTTATGCCGTTTTGTTCAATCAAGATGATCCTCAAGTCAGAATACAAAGAGAACATATCTCCGATGGTTACGCCATCCGCTGCCTAAAGGACTAA
- a CDS encoding glycine--tRNA ligase, whose translation MAKKVQDALKDIISLCKRRGFIFPGSEIYDGLANTWDYGPYGVELKRNIKNLWWKKFVTSRHDVLGLDSSILLNPRVWKASGHVGNFSDPLVDCLACHERFRADQLLEEKLGEGCCAGKNFDEVHQMMVDNKIECPTCGKTDWTKPRAFNLMFQTEIGVIEGEGNKVYLRPETAQGIFVDFRNIVDNVRPRIPFGVGQIGKSFRNEITPGNFIFRTREFEQMELEYFCEPGTELEWYDFWRKYCFEWLVNDLGVKKEKLRLREHAKEELSHYSNGTTDVEYEFPFGWGELWGIASRTNYDLTQHQNESKVKQEYIDPVQNKRYIPYVVEPSLGVERLLLVLLCNAYEVEKLENDERTVLHFDPKVAPVKVAVLPLVKKGKVKEKAEELYQKLLNRWNVEYDETQSIGKRYRRQDELGTPFCVTVDFDTVGEGESDPAKLGYVTVRERDSMKQELVAIDKLEAYLFEKLGC comes from the coding sequence ATGGCAAAGAAAGTTCAGGATGCCCTTAAGGACATCATCTCCCTCTGCAAACGCCGCGGCTTCATTTTCCCCGGCTCCGAAATTTACGATGGCCTCGCCAACACTTGGGACTACGGTCCGTATGGCGTGGAACTCAAGCGCAACATCAAGAATCTCTGGTGGAAGAAGTTCGTGACTTCCCGCCACGATGTGCTTGGTCTCGATAGCTCTATTCTTTTGAACCCGCGCGTTTGGAAGGCTTCTGGCCACGTGGGTAACTTCTCTGACCCGCTCGTGGACTGCCTCGCTTGCCACGAACGTTTCCGCGCTGACCAGCTCCTCGAAGAAAAGCTCGGCGAAGGCTGCTGCGCTGGCAAGAATTTTGACGAAGTTCACCAGATGATGGTGGACAACAAGATCGAATGCCCGACTTGCGGTAAGACCGATTGGACAAAACCGCGTGCTTTCAACCTCATGTTCCAGACTGAAATCGGTGTGATTGAAGGCGAAGGCAACAAGGTTTATCTCCGTCCGGAAACCGCTCAGGGTATCTTCGTGGACTTCCGCAACATCGTTGACAACGTCCGCCCACGCATCCCGTTCGGTGTCGGCCAGATCGGTAAGTCTTTCCGTAACGAAATTACTCCGGGTAACTTCATCTTCCGTACTCGCGAATTCGAACAGATGGAACTCGAATACTTCTGCGAACCGGGTACCGAACTCGAATGGTACGACTTCTGGCGTAAGTACTGCTTCGAATGGCTCGTGAACGATCTCGGCGTGAAGAAGGAAAAGCTCCGCCTCCGCGAACATGCCAAGGAAGAACTTTCTCACTACAGTAACGGCACTACCGACGTCGAATACGAATTCCCGTTCGGCTGGGGCGAACTCTGGGGTATCGCTTCTCGTACGAACTACGACCTCACGCAGCACCAGAACGAATCCAAGGTCAAGCAGGAATACATCGACCCGGTCCAGAACAAGCGCTACATCCCGTACGTTGTCGAACCGTCTCTCGGTGTGGAACGTTTGCTCCTCGTGCTTCTCTGCAACGCTTACGAAGTCGAAAAGCTCGAAAACGACGAACGTACCGTCTTGCACTTCGATCCGAAGGTTGCTCCGGTCAAGGTTGCTGTTCTCCCGCTCGTGAAGAAGGGCAAGGTCAAGGAAAAGGCCGAAGAACTCTACCAGAAGCTCCTCAACCGCTGGAACGTCGAATACGACGAAACGCAGTCCATCGGTAAGCGCTACCGCCGTCAGGACGAACTCGGTACGCCGTTCTGCGTGACTGTTGACTTCGACACGGTGGGCGAGGGTGAATCCGATCCGGCAAAGCTCGGCTACGTGACTGTTCGTGAACGCGACTCCATGAAGCAGGAACTCGTCGCTATCGACAAGCTCGAAGCTTACCTCTTCGAAAAGCTCGGCTGCTAA
- a CDS encoding InlB B-repeat-containing protein, protein MRKKIILGLGMTLAFSVGVHAQEYKINKVGSDEQKSFDVLLNQKTVSEASAGSWLYVNPIVPSGKVFKGFTVYDQYGTSQSERKVSNTETKDLQFLMPDHDVYVTASYESLRYYLTVKNTDNGSVSLSFSDRYRDRTKPGVKVTVNPNAADGFKVASVIVSKYLDAKTTVTCTKVDTARAGMPGVDENAVDGRCTFEMPNFDVEVSAVFTAESAPEQKNGNNRFNVFYELNGGALPDAFTQSFSCDSTAKLPVPTKNGYDFIGWSLENKLDNVYYALDRLDGSSCVDKRVYAIWTEKGVCPEQKAIAVDGKLPQCTSSLNCALFHSNSANQDSVCNGVMWVAYVASVSSSSAVTLSSSSEDEDAVELFSSSDVAVASSSSKDEEAVELYSSSVDAASSSSVLASSSSVAPVSSSVAVSSSSSAAPVPASSSVDVASSSSAVQVSSSSETPKSSSAVASSSSAKPSSSSSEKASSSSAKPASSSAVKSSSSSAKPSSSSSQKASSSSSAKPVSSSSQKASSSSSAKPSSSSSKKASSSSAKPSSSSSEIVVEAVGTEEDMPSCTAKRENMTFYVTTLKTVFVCKSRMWTKFDPSLKLADVVLVPKFSAFVNGRSLQVSGARIGANVNLLDMQGRVIYNGRVNTMSFSMNVPRSGSYVLRVGAQQRIVNAR, encoded by the coding sequence ATGAGAAAAAAAATCATATTGGGGCTGGGAATGACGCTTGCTTTCTCAGTGGGCGTTCATGCACAAGAATACAAAATCAATAAAGTCGGGAGCGATGAACAGAAATCGTTTGATGTCTTGCTGAATCAAAAAACGGTATCAGAAGCTTCTGCTGGTTCCTGGCTTTATGTTAATCCAATTGTTCCCAGCGGAAAAGTCTTTAAGGGATTTACCGTTTATGACCAATATGGAACATCTCAAAGTGAACGTAAAGTCTCGAATACCGAAACAAAAGACTTGCAGTTCCTGATGCCAGATCATGATGTTTATGTGACGGCTTCTTACGAATCCCTACGCTATTATCTTACTGTAAAGAATACGGATAACGGAAGTGTTTCGCTGTCTTTCAGTGATCGCTATAGGGATCGTACAAAACCTGGGGTGAAGGTTACGGTAAACCCGAATGCGGCAGACGGCTTTAAAGTTGCATCAGTCATCGTGAGCAAGTACCTTGATGCAAAAACGACGGTAACATGTACGAAGGTTGATACAGCTCGTGCTGGAATGCCGGGCGTGGATGAAAACGCTGTTGATGGCCGTTGCACGTTTGAAATGCCGAATTTTGATGTTGAAGTGTCGGCTGTGTTTACCGCTGAAAGTGCTCCGGAACAGAAAAACGGAAACAATCGTTTTAACGTGTTCTATGAATTGAATGGCGGTGCTCTTCCGGATGCGTTTACGCAGTCCTTCTCTTGCGATTCGACTGCAAAACTCCCTGTTCCGACGAAGAACGGTTATGATTTTATTGGCTGGTCTCTGGAAAATAAGCTTGATAATGTCTATTATGCCCTGGATCGTCTGGATGGCTCTTCTTGTGTCGATAAACGCGTCTATGCCATCTGGACTGAAAAGGGCGTTTGCCCGGAACAGAAGGCGATTGCCGTTGATGGAAAATTGCCTCAGTGTACTTCGAGTCTGAATTGTGCCCTGTTCCATAGCAATTCAGCAAATCAGGATTCTGTCTGCAATGGGGTCATGTGGGTTGCTTACGTGGCTAGCGTTTCTAGTTCCAGTGCGGTGACCTTGTCTAGCAGCTCTGAAGATGAAGATGCTGTAGAACTGTTCTCTTCGAGCGATGTTGCTGTTGCATCCAGCAGCTCCAAGGACGAAGAGGCTGTAGAACTCTACTCTTCTAGTGTTGATGCGGCTTCTTCCAGCAGTGTTCTTGCTTCTAGCTCCAGTGTTGCTCCTGTATCAAGCAGTGTGGCGGTTTCGTCCAGCTCAAGCGCTGCTCCGGTTCCTGCAAGCAGTAGCGTAGATGTCGCTTCTAGCTCAAGTGCGGTACAGGTTTCTTCGAGCAGCGAAACGCCTAAGTCTAGCAGTGCTGTCGCTTCTAGTTCCAGTGCTAAACCTTCTTCCAGTTCTTCCGAAAAGGCTTCTTCGTCGAGCGCCAAGCCGGCATCAAGCAGCGCTGTTAAATCGTCTAGCTCTAGTGCGAAGCCGTCGTCTTCTAGCAGTCAAAAAGCCTCGTCCAGCTCAAGTGCAAAGCCCGTTTCGTCTAGCAGTCAAAAAGCTTCGTCTAGCTCTAGCGCAAAGCCTTCATCGTCTAGCAGCAAAAAAGCTTCTTCATCGAGTGCAAAGCCGTCGTCTAGTTCAAGCGAAATTGTTGTTGAAGCTGTGGGCACCGAAGAAGATATGCCTAGCTGCACTGCAAAGCGCGAAAATATGACGTTCTATGTAACCACCTTGAAGACTGTCTTTGTTTGCAAGAGCAGAATGTGGACAAAGTTTGACCCGAGTCTGAAGCTTGCCGATGTTGTTTTGGTGCCTAAGTTCTCTGCGTTTGTGAATGGTCGCAGTCTACAGGTCTCTGGCGCAAGGATTGGCGCAAATGTTAATTTACTCGATATGCAAGGTCGAGTGATTTACAACGGTCGCGTCAATACGATGAGCTTCTCGATGAATGTTCCTCGTAGCGGATCCTATGTGCTTCGCGTTGGGGCACAACAGAGAATCGTGAATGCTCGATAA